The following proteins are co-located in the Nomia melanderi isolate GNS246 chromosome 1, iyNomMela1, whole genome shotgun sequence genome:
- the LOC116428942 gene encoding mitochondrial import inner membrane translocase subunit Tim17-A produces MEYNREPCPWRIVDDCGGAFTMGAICGSLLQSVVGFRNAPSGLNRRLSSSLSSIKTRTPQLAGNFAVWGGLFSAIECTLIRCRSKDDPWNSILSGAITGGVLSARTGIPAMIGSATVGGVFLALVEGFGIMATRLHADSFAMHTQVFDAENLPEFQGLSPRSRIGFHGAPVSGEVRQINGNIEVDRIGKGR; encoded by the exons atggagTACAACCGTGAGCCTTGTCCCTGGAGGATTGTGGACGATTGTGGAGGAGCCTTTACTATGGGTGCCATTTGTGGGTCACTTCTTCAG AGCGTCGTGGGCTTCCGAAACGCGCCGTCAGGCCTCAACAGAAGACTCTCCAGCAGTCTCTCCTCAATAAAGACCCGGACACCGCAGTTAGCAGGCAACTTCGCAGTCTGGGGTGGCCTGTTCTCCGCCATCGAGTGCACGCTGATCCGGTGCCGGTCGAAGGACGACCCCTGGAACTCCATCCTGAGCGGCGCCATCACCGGCGGCGTGCTGTCCGCCAGGACTGGCATCCCAGCGATGATAGGCAGCGCCACCGTTGGCGGTGTCTTCTTGGCTCTGGTCGAGGGCTTCGGCATCATGGCGACCAGGCTGCACGCGGACTCCTTCGCCATGCACACGCAGGTCTTCGACGCGGAGAACCTGCCCGAGTTCCAGGGCCTCTCGCCCAGGAGCAGGATCGGCTTCCATGGCGCGCCTGTCAGCGGAGAGGTTAGGCAGATTAATGGGAACATCGAGGTCGACAGGATCGGCAAGGGCAGATGA
- the fd102C gene encoding forkhead domain 102C, producing MCSNESPPPAKEPLVGLGSPMGFLPGLEHYRLQLYHYAMAERLRLAQQLHPQHPGVGPPAAGGPAAHLGMGPGFPAPLPLYPAAGYPSRLALSMALLHPHHQRVPEEPKPQHSYIGLIAMAILSSPEKKLVLSDIYQHILEHYPYFRTRGPGWRNSIRHNLSLNDCFVKSGRSANGKGHYWAIHPANLEDFRRGDFRRRKAQRKVRRHMGLAVDEEPDSPSPPPLPATPPPPALGPPVAPQVSSVWTHQQPFQSVRQATFQPRKRQFDVASLLAPDDQLEPDLRPPKSRRFSCSEDELHDQEHEQDEEDVDVDVVAETLPSPGTPSSPDAKVMGHWNQSIPSPQVPGIHLNHLQARSYYVPATSGSANGV from the coding sequence ATGTGCAGCAACGAGAGCCCGCCCCCGGCGAAGGAGCCGCTCGTCGGGCTGGGCAGCCCCATGGGCTTCCTGCCCGGCCTAGAGCACTACCGGCTGCAGCTCTACCACTACGCCATGGCGGAGCGGCTGCGGCTGGCGCAGCAGCTGCACCCGCAGCACCCTGGCGTGGGTCCGCCGGCGGCCGGCGGGCCCGCGGCGCACCTGGGCATGGGGCCCGGGTTTCCGGCGCCGCTGCCGCTCTACCCCGCGGCCGGCTACCCGAGCCGCCTCGCGCTGTCCATGGCGCTGCTGCACCCGCACCACCAGCGCGTGCCCGAGGAGCCGAAGCCGCAGCACAGCTACATCGGGCTGATCGCCATGGCGATCCTCTCCTCGCCCGAGAAGAAGCTCGTGCTCTCCGACATCTACCAGCACATCCTCGAGCACTACCCCTACTTCCGCACCCGGGGCCCCGGCTGGCGCAACTCCATCAGACACAACCTCtcgctgaacgactgcttcgtCAAGTCGGGCCGCAGCGCCAACGGCAAGGGCCACTACTGGGCCATCCACCCCGCGAACCTCGAGGACTTCCGCCGCGGGGACTTCCGCAGGCGCAAGGCGCAGCGCAAGGTACGCAGGCACATGGGCCTGGCCGTCGACGAGGAGCCAGACAGCCCCAGCCCACCCCCGCTGCCCGCCACGCCGCCCCCGCCCGCGCTGGGCCCGCCCGTCGCGCCCCAGGTGTCCAGCGTCTGGACGCACCAGCAGCCCTTCCAGTCCGTCAGGCAGGCCACCTTCCAGCCCAGGAAGAGACAGTTCGACGTGGCTTCTCTCTTAGCGCCGGACGATCAGCTGGAGCCTGACCTGCGACCCCCCAAGTCCAGGAGGTTCAGCTGCAGCGAGGACGAGCTGCACGATCAGGAACACGAGCAGGACGAAGAGGACGTGGACGTCGACGTCGTCGCTGAGACACTCCCCTCGCCCGGCACGCCCTCCAGCCCGGACGCCAAGGTCATGGGCCACTGGAACCAGAGCATCCCCAGCCCACAGGTCCCAGGCATCCATCTTAACCACCTGCAGGCCAGGAGTTACTACGTGCCGGCCACCTCCGGCAGTGCGAACGGGGTCTAA